A genomic segment from Streptomyces sp. NBC_00654 encodes:
- a CDS encoding acetylxylan esterase codes for MALFDLPLDELRDYRPRIAEPGDFDAFWARTLAETRAHEPAITFEPVDTPLTGMRTWDTTFAGYGGHPVKGWFSAPAHAEGPLPLVVQFHGYNGGRSLPHCWGMWPLAGFAHFVMDVRGQGSGGNVGDTPDPVGSGPSHAGFMTRGIEDPENYYYRRVYADAVRAVEAARTHPLADRARTVALGGSQGGGLTLAVAGLLPGLSAISVDVPFLCHFGRAVTLTDANPYSEIARYLKVHRGKEENTFRTLSYFDGVSFAARGSAPALFSVALQDQTCPPSTVFAAYNAYRGEKEIEVYPFNGHEGGAMYQEAVQLRRIPARLDRDS; via the coding sequence ATGGCCCTGTTCGACCTGCCTCTCGACGAACTGCGCGACTACCGGCCCCGGATCGCGGAACCCGGCGACTTCGACGCCTTCTGGGCCAGGACCCTGGCCGAGACCCGCGCCCACGAGCCCGCCATCACCTTCGAACCGGTCGACACCCCGCTGACCGGCATGCGCACCTGGGACACCACCTTCGCGGGCTACGGCGGCCACCCCGTCAAGGGCTGGTTCAGCGCCCCCGCGCACGCCGAGGGCCCGCTGCCGCTCGTCGTCCAGTTCCACGGCTACAACGGCGGCCGCAGCCTGCCGCACTGCTGGGGCATGTGGCCGCTGGCCGGCTTCGCCCACTTCGTCATGGACGTACGGGGCCAGGGCAGCGGCGGCAACGTCGGGGACACCCCCGACCCGGTCGGCTCCGGACCCTCCCACGCGGGCTTCATGACCCGGGGCATCGAGGACCCGGAGAACTACTACTACCGCCGCGTCTACGCCGACGCCGTACGCGCCGTCGAAGCGGCACGCACGCACCCCCTCGCCGACCGCGCCCGCACCGTGGCGCTCGGCGGCAGCCAGGGCGGCGGCCTGACCCTCGCGGTCGCCGGACTCCTCCCCGGCCTGTCGGCCATCTCCGTCGACGTACCGTTCCTCTGCCACTTCGGGCGGGCCGTCACCCTCACCGACGCCAACCCGTACTCCGAGATAGCCCGCTACCTCAAGGTCCACCGCGGCAAGGAGGAGAACACCTTCCGCACCCTGTCGTACTTCGACGGGGTGTCGTTCGCCGCCCGGGGCAGCGCCCCCGCGCTCTTCTCCGTCGCCCTCCAGGACCAGACCTGCCCGCCGTCCACGGTGTTCGCCGCCTACAACGCGTACCGGGGCGAGAAGGAGATCGAGGTGTACCCCTTCAACGGACACGAGGGCGGCGCCATGTACCAGGAAGCGGTCCAGCTGCGCCGGATACCGGCGCGGCTGGACCGCGATTCCTGA
- a CDS encoding carbohydrate ABC transporter permease, protein MAVTTPTRPRDRKRAEESSRGLISSADRRRTSVRTSLLSVQGLSLLLLIAFGAAPLYWTFKGAVSPTQELLRDPLALWPGNAQWDNLSRAWTELQVGQYLWNTVVLVTGSVVAHLFIATTGGYVLSVLRPKWATPVRWMVLATLFIPGSISLVALYLTVLDLPGLGISLANSPWGVWLPHAASAFTVLIVMKFFDGIPRELFEAARVDGAGPLIIFRRIVLPMSRPILAVVTLLTVMSSWKDFLWPLIVIPDTEKQPISAALPRLAETAEQSLLIAGMLLAILPPVVLFLIFQRQIVRGGGGFTGLKG, encoded by the coding sequence ATGGCCGTCACGACACCCACCCGCCCCCGGGACAGGAAGCGCGCCGAGGAGAGCTCCCGCGGGCTGATCTCCTCGGCCGACCGCCGGCGGACCTCCGTACGCACCTCGCTGCTGTCCGTCCAGGGGCTCTCCCTGCTCCTGCTGATCGCCTTCGGCGCCGCCCCGCTGTACTGGACCTTCAAGGGCGCGGTCTCGCCGACCCAGGAGCTGCTGCGCGACCCGCTGGCGCTCTGGCCCGGCAACGCGCAGTGGGACAACCTCTCCCGCGCCTGGACCGAACTCCAGGTCGGCCAGTACCTCTGGAACACGGTGGTCCTGGTGACCGGCTCGGTCGTCGCCCACCTCTTCATCGCCACCACCGGCGGCTACGTCCTGTCCGTCCTGCGGCCCAAGTGGGCCACGCCGGTGCGGTGGATGGTGCTCGCCACCCTCTTCATCCCCGGCTCGATCTCCCTGGTCGCGCTCTACCTCACCGTGCTCGACCTGCCCGGCCTCGGCATCTCGCTCGCCAACAGCCCCTGGGGCGTGTGGCTGCCGCACGCGGCCAGCGCCTTCACGGTGCTGATCGTGATGAAGTTCTTCGACGGCATCCCGCGCGAACTGTTCGAGGCCGCCCGCGTCGACGGCGCGGGCCCGTTGATCATCTTCCGCCGGATCGTGCTGCCCATGTCGCGGCCGATTCTCGCGGTGGTGACCCTGCTGACGGTCATGAGTTCCTGGAAGGACTTCCTCTGGCCCCTGATCGTCATCCCGGACACCGAGAAGCAGCCCATCTCCGCCGCACTGCCGCGTCTCGCGGAAACGGCGGAACAGTCACTGCTCATCGCCGGGATGCTGCTCGCCATCCTGCCCCCCGTCGTCCTGTTCCTGATCTTCCAGCGGCAGATCGTACGGGGCGGGGGAGGCTTCACCGGCCTCAAGGGATGA
- a CDS encoding carbohydrate ABC transporter permease translates to MSRSDAPPVPAGDRTPKDRTPMNRSVKSTAPRPGEPDGPPQYASPRRGGPAERFVHWVRQGGITTILFGLPMVLCFAYFSWWPIVQSVRLSFQQTNLVGPAQWVGLDNFRTVLDDPLLWTAAGNTALFAVLALVIGFPVPLFLAVLIAELRRGGTLFRILAYLPVAIPPVVSVLLWKWFYDPDAGLFNQLLAHVGLGPYPWLQSTDTAMLSIVLEATWAGFGSTVIIYLAALGSVPSELYEAAEIDGAGIWRRVWHITLPSLRGVILIMLLLQVIGTLQVFTEPFVMTDGGPEDSTLTVLMLIYNYAFQNGDYGAATALSVLLALVLGALSAVYLRATRSWSN, encoded by the coding sequence ATGAGCAGGTCGGACGCGCCACCGGTGCCCGCCGGGGACCGCACACCGAAAGACCGCACACCGATGAACCGTTCCGTGAAGTCCACCGCGCCCCGGCCGGGAGAGCCGGACGGGCCGCCGCAGTACGCCTCCCCGCGTCGCGGCGGCCCGGCGGAACGCTTCGTCCACTGGGTCAGGCAGGGGGGCATCACCACCATCCTGTTCGGCCTGCCGATGGTGCTGTGTTTCGCCTACTTCTCCTGGTGGCCGATCGTCCAGAGCGTGCGGCTCAGCTTCCAGCAGACCAATCTGGTCGGGCCCGCCCAGTGGGTGGGCCTGGACAACTTCCGTACGGTGCTGGACGACCCGCTGCTGTGGACGGCGGCCGGGAACACCGCGCTGTTCGCCGTGCTGGCCCTGGTGATCGGCTTCCCCGTACCCCTGTTCCTCGCCGTCCTCATCGCGGAACTGCGCCGGGGCGGAACCCTGTTCCGGATTCTCGCCTACCTTCCGGTGGCGATTCCCCCGGTGGTCTCGGTGCTGCTCTGGAAGTGGTTCTACGACCCGGACGCCGGCCTGTTCAACCAGCTGCTCGCCCATGTCGGGCTAGGCCCCTACCCATGGCTCCAGTCCACCGACACCGCCATGCTGTCGATCGTCCTGGAGGCCACCTGGGCCGGCTTCGGCTCCACGGTGATCATCTACCTGGCGGCGCTCGGCTCGGTGCCGAGCGAGCTGTACGAGGCCGCCGAGATCGACGGGGCGGGCATCTGGCGCAGGGTCTGGCACATCACCCTGCCGTCACTGCGCGGCGTCATCCTGATCATGCTGCTGCTCCAGGTCATCGGCACCCTCCAGGTGTTCACCGAACCCTTCGTGATGACGGACGGCGGGCCCGAGGACTCCACCCTCACCGTCCTGATGCTGATCTACAACTACGCCTTCCAGAACGGCGACTACGGGGCGGCGACCGCCCTCAGCGTGCTCCTGGCCCTCGTGCTCGGCGCGCTCTCGGCGGTCTATCTGCGGGCGACGAGGAGCTGGAGCAACTGA